Part of the Salvelinus fontinalis isolate EN_2023a chromosome 1, ASM2944872v1, whole genome shotgun sequence genome is shown below.
gttggaattagcagtaaacattagccatgtgggccagacgtgtccaactccctagaacgcagcacaaataaatacccgaaaatcgcaatatactgatataaactgatataactcggtttaaaataacaacatcatgatgtctttaacacctatatcgaatacaatcagagccggatatatctaagggctataacgggagctttctagaacgccatcctgaggtctgtcttgcgtcatggcgaagagaagaaagggaggaccccacgttgccagcccatttataaggcctcagatctgcctagcaactccatttcaattctcactattcgctgacatccaggggaaggcgtatgcagtgcatctccaccaatagaagacatgcaaattaataaaccgacctcagaacagcctgcagatttcagatttctcacttcctcataggaaaattgctccaactcgagttcttttttactcacagatataattccaacggttttagaaactagagagtgttttctatccaatagtaataataatatgcatattgtacgagcaagaattgagtacgaggcagtttaatttgggaacgaaattattacaaagtgcaaacagcaccccatattgagaaaaggttaaatgTCTGCAAGAACTATCACACCACTAAACCTACATGCAGTCCTTGAAGTACTAACCACAGCATTCAATTACATTATGTCAGCGATGGTGCCCCCAACCCTTGTCCTGAAGAGCAATGAGTTGTGCAAGATTTTTGATCAAGCCCAGCTCTATCACGCCTGTTAAAACTTGCACAgtagtaggatcttaatttgctacaacaggaaaataatcctgaatCTAAAAcaggaggcggggggggggggggggggttctactaaatTAACATATGGAATTTTTTTACGATCATCTAGCTATTTGATTATGAATTTTAGGGGCCatttagcccatagaaacacttTGAATAACTgattcatacatggaaaaacagataGTGGAAAAATACATCAAAAATAAGTCATGTTTTAAAGTGTCTCCTATATCTGAGAggtataagaaagatcaggaagtATTTTTTTGCTATTCTTTTACccatattaaaataaaaaatgtggccactaaactacttccatatACACTTCCATAAATGTTTTACACTAGTACCTGGCTAACTggacaccatcgtgttcgtgagagtcttatCTTTCCATATTGGTCATATTAGTTTTGTAGGACCAAACCATTTGTTTTCATGAGaatatatttttttgggggggggggggggatttctcAAGGTCTGACGAACACCACTGTAGTTCGGCCCCCTTCCACCGCAttggcggatgtggtggattgaggcAAAGCCCATGCAAAAAGGTTTCTGCATCTTAAAACGGATTTTGATGGGGGgttttgtattatgctaattggATTTCTGTGAGCACGCACATCGACTCTATGGACATTTCTGTAGTGGTTGATACATTTaccgtaagggaaaatcaagtctgaaatttcaaagtggaaattaaaaACGTCAGaatcctttttaaacctcaaatacactacaagttgtaatattcctgcattgcaggaaggtTCTTTtggcaacagggtgatcaaatgaagatcctacatctgtacatgtcTTATCAAGACTGATTACTTGAATCAGGTTTGTCAATGTTGGACTGTAACTAAAGTCTGCACACTTTGTGCCTCTCAAGAACCAGGTATGAAGACCATTGTATTATGTGACAATCTGTTGTGGTTTTCATTTGAGGGCAAGGCACTGTTTTCTTATGCCATATGTTGGATGTGCAGTGAGTTAGTCTGATGCAGCCTAAATGGCACCCTGATCCCTATATTgcacactacttttggccagtaGTGccttacatagggaatagtgcgCCTTTGTAGATTTTACATTGTTTTTCTCTTTACCCGCATAGTGGGTCATTGGGGAAAATGGCGTCCTCACCAAGAAAATCAATGCGCATGTGTACCAGCCTCCATCACTCAAAGGTAGGTTGACTATCCATCATCTTATTATGTAATCAGTGACCCATAAAGCATTGGGGAGAGTTGAGGAAACCACTTCCTGTCTGTAGACATGTTTTCTGGCCTGGGATTAGTCTATATCCATCTTGACTGAAAGGGTTTTAAGTGGAAATGGCTTAatcatgaggtgtgtgtgttgggtttgtttgtgtgtgtgcgtgtatgtgtaagtgaatgtgtgtgtgaacgtgtgggTGTTGTGAGATTAGGGGCAGAGACAGCTGTGAGTCTCCACTGCTCTGGATCATCCAGGATTATAGGATGGTGCACACAGCTGcagtgcagacaggcaacatCACACACACGCTCGCTCACATGACCCGTTCCTTATAATATAGTATATTTACTATTAGCAATACCTGAAGCCTTGCATTAAGTCTCGTGTCCCgatctgtctgtccgtccatttCTTTCTGTGGCTGCATACTAAAGTACAGTTTAGCATTTTTGGCATAGCCGATCTTAAAACTGTTTTGGTTCTAAAAACTATTACCCTCTTtttctgtgcctgtgtctgtctgtctgtcgttctgtctgtctgcctgtttgtctgtgtggTTTCACAGCCGTACAGAGGATGGCGCAAGCCCGCATGAAGTCTCTGGGAACCTGTGGCCCCGAAGAGACAGATGACTTCTCTGGGGAGGAAAGCGTGGACTGTGAGGAGAGCCTGGATATATCCCCTGTCTCCACCACTGGTGAGAGAAGCACAACATGGGTGTTATGTCCCCCAAGTCCCACGCAGTGTGCACTTGTGCACCCCTCCCCACACTCACCCATTtcaaagcattggattggtgtaagcATGGGATAGAGGGAGTTTCCACAACTTTCACACCAGTGCTTTATTTCTAAATGCAgcaagtgaacaagtgcacacttaaGGCTGAAGGGTAGAGAATTGGAACGCAGAAGGAGTATGAGCAGAAATACTCTATCGCTCGCTTGcacgcatgcactcacacacaaatacatgccctagctcactcactcactcactcactctctcatttGACTCACTCTCGAAGGTGCAATCTGTTAGTTACTACAAAAACATTTGGCTAAAGAGCAAAACAAACTACATTTGACAGTACACCTTTAACAATAGCCTCTTCCTCTTCCCAGGGTCAAGGGTCAATTCAGAGGGAAGAATTGCCCACTTTCTTCACCTGAGAGTCCCAcacggagaggaggaagaggagcgtGATGATGAGGAGAAGAGGGAAAAAGGTGGACCAAGGAGGACAAAGAAGAAGGGAGAATAACAGAGCGCtgtgtgttacagagaggagattCAGATTCTGTGGCAAAAGATGATTGACGATCCAGAGTGATGTTTCCTAATTATTATATAAAGAGCGTGGAGAAAATATCGAAatacatgtgtgtgcgtgcgtgcgtgcgtgcgtttgtgcagttgtgtgtgtgcttgcttgcattcatgtgtgtgtgtttgtcagtggaggctcctcagaggaggaaggggaggaccatcctcctcagtgaatttcataaaaatttaaattgtaaaacatttaaaaagttagtatttttagataaaactatactaaatacaaTCACTTCACCGaacaattgattaaaacacactattctGCAAAGAAGGTCtccagtagcctcaacagcactctgtagggtagcaccatggtgtagccggaggacagctagcttcagtCCTCCTctaggtacattgacttcaatacaaaacccagGAGGCACGAGGTTCTCAACCcgtccatagacttacacagtaattatgacaacctccggaggacatcctccagccTATCAGATTTCTTGcaacatgaactgacatgttgtccacacaATCAAAGAATCAGATAATTAATCTAATACTGAAATCAtatgctacagctagctagcactgtagTGTATACAATGTGGtaagtaaatgtaaatgtaagtagttgactcaaagagagagaaagacaatagttgaacaggtatgaaaacatgtatttcttccaaaatgaaggagaagcaagagagaaatagagagagattttGTCATTTTTTGTTCACTTTCAATTTCACTTagttagcaaatgcagctagctaatttagcctactgaaacacactgttcaaacagagggatgctatgttagctagctggctacgaCTATCCaatacaacactggaactcttccaaggcAAGGTAAGCTTTTAGtgttactaatttattgccaccagggccCTGTACACTAACATTACTGtgtgattgtagcgggtttactaatggGTTGGTTCTATTAACTATGCTGACTATGACactactttagctaatatggtgacaacgatgtaggctgtgtgtagcggttcggcttggaaaggttttttcgcctggtcacatactgttgtgcattgaagtccacaggCGAAGGgacaaggtgagaggaggagagcgcggaCTACAACGTGGCTCCTATGAAAGTCAACTGTGTTTACGTGTGtaattcattctgccgattctggtGAAAAATGTttattaaacggaagcaaacggaacaaaacggggatagacatacctgaatttgtccaatagaaactctcgtttgcaactgttggactaatgattacactctATATCAGCTGGATGcagtcaagagtgtgcaaggtggtattgatgTCACTGTCTGTTGCCTGAAATTTGTCTCTCAACCTGTGTGCAGCTACGttataaactttcattcataggctaggttgtagcaacctcacgaTGTGTGTAGGGAAAAGTATTCTAGTATCACGTAGtggcctaaacctatcgctgttacattgaactaggtgaatggaatatgaacgaGAGTCATCCAATTTGCTGTGATATAAAtaaatcgtcctccctcatcttaaacggcactgaccgccactggtgtgtgtgtgtacgtatgcgtatctttgtgtgtgtgtttgtatgcatgtgagaaagagagagacacagtgagagaaataaaacgagagacagagagaaaaagagagagagttctaaagtGTTTAAGCTGAATGGTAGTGTTCCAGACAGTACTTCCTTATGAATTCCAGATTGCAGACGTCACTGTCTGAGGAACAGTCTTGGTGGCTGTGCAGCCGCCACGGAGGGAAGACGATGCTTATCATTGAGCGCGTTCCAGATTGTAGTTTTTTGCAGGCGCACTGCGCCTTAGGTCCATGCTTTTTGTTGTGGAAATGAAGGCATTGTGATTTGACCAGTATTCCCAGCATTATCCACTAGTTGTTGCAGGTAGAAAATCCTAGGAAATGTTCTGTAATTGACACAAGCTGTctccaatcaatcaaccaatcaatgtctggttgtgcatgtgtgtttggcaGGGGATCGCCTGAGCCAGGGGAGGCGTGGCTCTGCGAATCTCAATCACACAAAACCTATTATTTGTCAGGGAATACTATTTGTAGATCAGTAATTCTACACCTCACTTTGCTTAAGGTGATTCTGTCAAATGGACTCGGAAGTTGTAGCTAAAAATTGATCAGTTAAGGGAACTAGTCAATTTAACCAACCATGGAAGTAAATTGTAGCCAATTTGAGGGGTGGCCCAGTCCGggactcaaacctgggtccagcaATTGTTAAGCCAACAATTTAACcgttaaggtgttggcttgacagtcgctgaacatgggtttgattcccgggcgGGGTTACACCCAGAATTCATTGCATTTGTGCCAGAAGAGGGATGTGTGGTGttttttttccatttttttcCCCACTCATTCATTTACTCCACCAATAAGCACGGAATTGAGCTGCTTGCTATGGAACAGGTAAACTAGTTGTTTACATGTTTGATTGTTAAGATAAGTGCAGGCATGAGAAGCGACTAATATTTCATGGGTggggagagggagcgggagaaaAGGGTGGACCTGGAGGGGGTATTGCTTGAAGCACTGAACACCATGTCATGACGTGAATTGGAGTGTGTTTAGTCTATTACAGGCATCATCACTTCACTGACTTACGAATTCTACACTAGACATTAGGAATATACTCTATTTGGAACAAAAACTAATAACCGGTTCTCAAGAGATGAAAGCATGGGTTCTGTTCCAGAACACTGGAGATCACTCTTGTTTGCTAAAGTGGTAAGATGAATCGTTTTGCTCACAATtcaatgtttttatttacttttactAACACCAATGACACTTGGTATTTAGACACACCAAATCCTCAAATGTATGACATACTAAAAGGGTGTGATTAGCTAATAATTTTCTTTAATATAGACCCCGCCCCCAATAACAGTTTGCCACTGGAGGGAATGCTCAAGGTTCTTGTATATCTTTGTAATGAGTGATTTTCAAGGCGGTAACACCAATTAAATATTCTTTGTTTTTATTGATCTATACAATATATGAAATAATTTTGTTTACTTTCTAGCATTTAAAATAATTGATAGATATCTCTAAATCCCCAAAACATGTCACTACTACTCTACTCATTGCTACTGGGACAAGATAATTTGCTTGCCCTAACTAAGCAATgcatacagggcattcggaaagcattcagaccccttgactttttccacattttgttacattacagccttattctaaaatggattaaatagtttttttccctcaccaatctacacacaataccccataatgacaaagcaaaaactgttttatagaaatttttgcaagtgtattataaataaaaaactgaaatatcacatttacataagtattcgaaccctttactcagtacttttttgaagcaccattggcagtgattacagcctcgagtcggcttgggtacaagcttggcacaactgtatttgtggagtttctcccattattctctgcagaacctctcaagctctgtcaggttggatggggggcgtcaaagcacagctattttcaggtctctccagagatgttcgatcgggttcaagtccgggctctggctgagccactcaagaacattcagagacttgtccagaagccactcctgcattgtcttggctgtgtgcttagggtcgttgtcctgttggaaggataACCTTTGCCaaagtctgaggttctgagtgctctggagcaggttttcatcaaggatctctctctgtaccttgctccgtttatctttccctcgatcctgactagtctcccagtccctgccgctgaaaaacatccccacagcatgatgctgccaccaccaccatgcttcatcgtacggatggtgccaggtttcctccagacatgacgcttggcattcagaccaaagagttcaatcttgtttcatcagaccagagaatcttgctgctcatggtctgagagtcctttaggtgccttttggcaactccaagcgggctgtcatcggccttttactgaagagtggcttccgtctggccactaccataaaggcctgattgctggagtgctgtagagatggttgtccgtttggaaggttctcccatctccacggaggaactctggagctctgtcagagtgaccaccgggttcttggccacctccctgaccaaggcctttctcccccgattactcagtttggccaagcagccagctctaggaagagtcgtggtggttccaaacttctttcatttaagaatgatggaggccaatgtgttcttggtgaccttctatactgcagacattttttggtacccttccccagatctgtacctcgacacaatcctgtctgggagctctacggacaattccttcgaccacatggcttggtttttgctctgacatgcactatcaaatgtgggaccttatatggacaagtgtgtgcctttccaaatcatgtccaatcaattgaatttaccacaggttgactccattcaagttgtaggagcatctcaaggttgatcaatggaaacatgatgcacttgagctcaatgtcgaatctcatagcaaagggtccgaatacttatttaaataaggtatttctgtttttgttttttattatacatttgcaaaaaattcaaaaacctgttttcgcagtgtcattatggggtattgtgtgtagtttgaagaggaattgtttttatttaatcataAGCCTGTAACATAacactgtggaaaaagtcaaggggtctgaatactttccgaatgtagtATATGTTTATAATTGATAAACAGttcaagataaacaaaaaaaacatgtatgATGTGTAACTATTtgacattttaaagtgttttTCGTGGTTGCAAACGCGAGGGATACAAATGCCTGACGCAATTCAAGAAAGACCCTTCTCCAGGCTTTGTGAGGTCTGATATTCTGCACAGTGCATATGCAATAAACACTGCCTGGATCAGCGACCATTGCATTGAGGGCTAGTTTCATCTGCTTTGATATGTAgaagttgtattttttttgtaactTTGATGAAAGGGGTACTGAACTCACAGTGCATGCTCTGTGCACAGTTAGCATGTAGCCTAGCGTGTTGTGCATGGTACTGAAGAAAAGTGAAAGTAATGTTTTGTTTAACCATGTCTGCATATTTAAAGTATATGGATACTCCAATGTCTGTTAATAATACAATTTCTATGTTACTATAATG
Proteins encoded:
- the LOC129820199 gene encoding protein phosphatase 1 regulatory subunit 1B-like, with product MDADAKDKERKTKIQFSVPSAVPLQLDPRQVEMIRRRRPTPATLFRLTDQPSPEEENDNHQWVIGENGVLTKKINAHVYQPPSLKAVQRMAQARMKSLGTCGPEETDDFSGEESVDCEESLDISPVSTTGSRVNSEGRIAHFLHLRVPHGEEEEERDDEEKREKGGPRRTKKKGE